A window of uncultured Methanoregula sp. genomic DNA:
TCCTCCTCCTCCGGGATATTACCGACCGGAAAGCTTCTGAGAAAGCGCTGGCGATAGCAAACGAGAAGATCTCGCTGTTGACCCAGCTCACCCGCCACGATATCAGCAACCTCATAACCGGACTTGACGGCTACCTCCTCCTCCTGCAGGAGAAGAAATCGTCAGCGGAAGATGATGCATATCTCCACTCCTGCATTGAGATTGTGGAGAAGATCGGCCACCAGCTTGAGTTCACCCGTGAATACCAGGAGATCGGGTCCCACCAGCCTCTCTGGCAGCCGCTTGAGAGCATCCTCATCCGGGCGGAGGGTAACCTGTCTTCGCGGGGGGTACCTGTCACCAGTACCTGCCAGACCGTTGAGATCTTTGCTGACCCGCTGGTTGTCAAGGTGTTTTACAATATCCTTGAGAACGCGATCCGCCACGGTGAACACGTAACGCGTATCCGGATTTCCTCAAGCATTGCGCAAAACCGGGAACTTCTCATAACTATCGAGGATGACGGCATCGGTATTCCCGACAAGGACAAGGAGCGGATCTTCCGGTACGGGAGCGGGAAGAATACCGGTCTTGGTCTTGCCCTCTCCCGCGACATCCTCTCAACAACCGGCATCCGTCTCATCGAGACCGGTTCCTGGGGCAAGGGGGCACGGTTCGAGGTCCATGTCCCGGCCTCCGGCTGGCGAAACTCCTGATTTGACCCTCTCGATCCGGTTTGGAATGATAGGGGCGGTTCCCTGATCCCTATCTCAATGTTCCGTGGGTTTGCAATGTTTCTGAATAGTTCGTTGGTGTATCAGGAACATATGCGATATCAGTGCTGCCGTTTGCGATCCTGCGGGGCCGGGTCTTTGTTTGCCCCGGCCATAAGGAAACCGCCCGTTCCAAGCGCCCAGAGAATCAGGCAGTAGGCAGCCATCCTCTCTATACCGCCAAATCCAAGGCCCAGGTAAACTTTTCCGGAAAGGAAAACCAATGCTGCAAGCGAGATGATCCCGAGAACCGGACTGATCCAGCCCCATGGCGGAAAGAAGACTTTCGCCGAATATATGGCCGAGAGTCCCCCGAAGAGAAAGACGGTGATTGCAGCAAGAATATGGGAAGTTCCCGTTGTTTCGGGAAACAGGCCGGTACAGAGTGCGCCGGTTCCCGCCAGTGCCAGGAGATACAGGAATGTCCTGTCCATGCCACCCCGTGACAGGAGAAGGACTGCCAGAAGAATGAACAGGCCGAAGAGCTCAATGGATGTGTTGAAGATATATGCGGTTGATCCCGTCCCGAGATCGCTTATCGCCTGTGTCAGGGAGTACCCTGGTGCGAGGATTTCCGAGATGGTAATGCCGAAAAGGAAGACCGCCGCTCCAAGAAAGATGAGTATGCCGGAAAGCGCCTTTTTTGAATAGTTCATGCAGCCACACAACCTCAGGAATAAAAAACCGGCATCCTGATATCCTTTTCCATCCCTGCCGCGGCGCGGGTCCTGTCCGGTGCCCGGGAAAAACCGCTTTACCTTCCTATGTCCAATAATCCGGACAGCGACCGGTGATGATATGACAACTGTCCAGGACTGTCTCCAGTGCGGGAAGTGCTGCGAGAAGTGGGGGTGGGGCCAGAAAGGAATACCGGAGGATCTGCTTCCCTGGATCCGGAACAACCGGCAGGATATCCTGCAGCACGTGGGGATACGGCTTTCCGGTGGTAAACGGCGGACCGGGAAGAACCTTGCCCTTGCTGATCTCCCGCTGGTGACCCGCATCGATTACTGGGTTGACCCGTCCGGGAGTAAAATCTCCCACTGCCCGTTTTACCACCGGGCCGGCGATGGCAAGGTCTACTGCAGGATCCATGATACCAAACCGGCGGTCTGCATCGGTTTTACCCCCTGGAACGAAGGAATCCGGGATTATGCCCTCAACTGCCCGGCCTGCCGGCTGAACGCCCCGTGAAAAACCGGTTCCCTCTGTCGCCGGATATAGTTACGATGCCCCTTGTTTGACCCTGCGGGGCCCGCCGGATATTTTTGCCGGAAGATAACCGGTGTCCTGTCAGGTGGATAAAAAAGAATGACCGGGGAATTCCTGGTAAAATCCCCCTGCTCTGGAATTACGCCTCTTCACTGCATCGGGGTGATGCCTATCTTTCTCAGATAGGCAACGGATAGATCCTGTGAGGCGCCTGACTTGAAATTTCCGTTATTGATCTCAGTGAGATATTCCTGGTTTGCATACTGGACCGCATCTTCGAAGGAGGAAGAACCGGTCATCGTGGTCTCGAGGCAGACAAGAGAACCGGGGGAGTCCTGCTTTGTCTCATAACAGACGAACGCGTGGCCGGGTATGAGGATGATATGGGGCGTTACACCGATGGATTCAAGGGCCGATGCGTACAGGACAGTGCCATCGATACAGTTGGCGGATTTTGAGGTGAGGGACTCTGCCGGGAGCCGGACACGCTGGGAGCTGTCGGACGATTTTGAAAATGCGATGGGCGAGTTGATATAGGTGATCTTGTAATCGTTCTTGAGCGCAGTAAAGATCGCCTTTACCTGTTCATTGGTGTATTCCTGCCACATTGCATCCGTGCAGCTGTCCCCGCACTGGTACCCGCCTATCGACTTATCAGGGTGATACTCGGCGGCCTTGCGCACGAGCGGATCGATTCCTGCTGCGTGCGGGGTCACCCATGCCCCGATGAACGGTGACATGTCGTTCCACTCATCGCCGTCAAAAACCGCCCAGACCATCGTGTCCTTTGCATAGATCTTGATGGGATAGGACTGCTCATCGATGCGTGTCCCATCGGCAAGCGTGACCTTGTAGTGGAGCGTTGCCGTTGTCATCTCCGTGGGAATTGCACTGGTGCGGAGTGACGGGGCCTGCCCGACCGTTACGTTTGTGTGGGCTGGAACCTCGACCGTGTTGATCGATTTCTCGGTGAAACCGGGGATCTCCGACTCCACGATCACGGTTTTTGTGCTGCCCGATGGATTGGTGATGTTGAATTCGATGAAATTCATCTTGAGATCATCGAGCTGGACGTAGGTTGATGCCAGGAGGGAATTCATTGCGCTGACGTCAACACTCACCCCCCCGGTGCCCGTGCTGCTTGCGGGAGTTCCGGAAGATGACGATGATGCGGGTTCGCTGTCGGTACAGCCGACAGACAATATGAGAAGTACAAGGAGTACTGACAGACAGAGAGAAATGCCGTGCTTCATGTGAGGTTCTGTTATTGATCCTCCGATAAATGAGTTGTGGTAATTCCGGGAAACAATGGGAATTGCAAGGGAAATACGGGTGTTTTTAGAAAAATCTGTAAAAAATGAAAAAATTACTTGTTGATATGGATCACTTTTGCGGGCGGGAACCCGTTGAAGTAGGTTGACGAGGCATGCGAGTACGCCCCGATATTCTCGGAATAGACAAGGTCGCCGATATCGAGATCCGGAAGTTCCGCGGAGAGGGTTATCGTGTCGAATGCATCGCAGGTTGGCCCGAAGACCGCCGAGATCTGTGTCTCGCCACTCTTGAATGGCAGGACCGGGTAATTGATATGGTCGAAGACCTGGCCGGAATACGTGTGGTAAACTCCGTCGTTGATGTAGTAGCAGGGCTTGCCGTCGCGGACTGCTTTTCCAACTACTTTTGCCACGACCGTGCAGGTGTTGGCGACAAGGAACCGGCCCGGTTCGGCAAGAATCTGCATATCTTTTGGGAAGAGGCGTTTGATCTCGGTATTGAGCTTCTTTGCAAGCGTGCGGATGGATCTGATGCCCGGGTGGTATTTGACCGGGAATCCACCCCCGATATCGAGAATCCGGATCTTCTTGCCGGTCCGGTCTTCCACTTCCTTGATGATGCTTGCCGAGATCTGCAGGGCCTGGACGTAATTGTCGAAATTGGTGCACTGGCTGCCGACATGGAAACTCAGGCCTTCGACAACGAGACCGTTGTCGAATGCTTCGACAATCAGATCAACCGCTTCACCCGGGTGAGCGCCGAACTTGCTCGAGAGTTCAACCATGGATCCGGTGTTCGGGACCCGGATGCGCAGGACAAGGCCGGCATGGGGGGCATGATCGCGGATCTTGAGGATCTCGTGGTGGTTGTCAAACGTGACCAGCGGCTTGTATTTGTCGAGTGCCTCCAGGGTCTCGATCGGTTTGATGGTATTGGCGTAAATGATCTTGTCCCAGATCCATTGCTGCCGTTCCTTTGCCGGCATACTCTTGATGTTCTCGTACACGATCATGAACTCGGGCATCGATGCCACATCGAAGCTGCACCCGATATCAAAAAGGGTCTTGACGATCTCCTTGTTGGAGTTGGCCTTGACGGCGAAATAGACCTGCACGTCGGGCATGTGCTGTTTGAACTCCTGGTAATTATCCCGGAGTTTCTGGTGATCGATTACGAAAATAGGTGTGCCGTGCTCGGAAGCAAGTTCCTGTAAGAGTTTTTTGCTGACCGTTCCTATGTGGGGGACGGGTGTCTCTTCGGTACTTTTCTTCTTTCGCTTTTTCTTGGTATCCACCGCGACTTTTGTCATTATATGATTGATTTATTGCACGAATAAGAAGTTTTTGAATTGCCAGATATCTTCCCGGTCATAATTGTTCTCCGGGTTCTCCTTGAAGTAGATGGCACGGTTTTTCAACGGCGTCCAGTCCGAGGGCCCGGACCAGAACTCCCCGAGGTAGGGTTTTGCGATATCAAGGACGAACTCGTGCGGCAGATCGTCGGGAAGGCAGAAACCCTGCCGCGGGTGCGCGATCATCCACATCACGGCGCTGACAACGCCAAGGGCAACCTGGATGGTGGTTGCATTCTGGCCCGGTGCGAGCTTCTTGGCCTCATCAATCGGGAGAATGGAGCCCGTCCACCAGGATTTGTAGGGGTGGCCCATCAGGAGCGCCCCGAGGATGTCGGCACCGGAGACTATCTCCCGGTCGCTCATGATCCGGAGCTTCGGCTGGAGCTCGTAGTTGCGTGCGCGCAGTTCCTGGATGGATGCGATCGTGGCATCGCAGGGCATGTACGCATAGTGAACGGTCGGGCGGTAGACCGGCTGCCCGTCTTTCCAGACCGTCCACCGTTCGGATATGCCAAAGGCCTCCCCGTGCCGGATGACCATGCCGATGATTTCCTGGTTGGGAACCCAGGACCGAACCCAGGTATTGATGCCCATCTTGGGGATGAGGATCCCGTTCTTCGGGCCGACCGGGGGAATGATGGCTAAGGGGGGCAGCGTCTTCTCGTGGGTGCCCCAGCCGATCTCCGCGGGCGCTATGCCCTCTTCCCGGAGGCCTTCTATGCACCAGGTACCGACAAACTCGCCCACTTTCTTGGGGGACCGGGAGATCTGGGTATCGTGTTCTGCGCAGTGGATGACTTTGATGCCCGTCTCCATGGCGAGCTGGGCAAAGTCCCGTTCATTGATCAGCCGTTTGATCCGTCCCGGGTCTTTTGCAATCCCGTCGGCAATCATCCGCTCTGCAATATCCACAAGACCCTGCTTGGCAAAGTGGGAGATGAGGCCCGGGTTGGCACCGTGGTCAACAACGCAGGTTGCTGCATCTTTCCAGTTTTTTGTCAGCTCCATGAGCCGCATCTGGCGGAAATAGAGGGTTTTCTCGTACGGAGTGGCTGTTGCAACCGTTGCATCGGGATCCCAGGCTTCAACGGATGTATTGACATAGAGGACATTGTTGTCATGGCACCACTGCGCCACCTCGCAGCAGTCGATGTTCCAGGCAACATCGATCAAGAGGCCGCCGGGAGACAGGTATTCCGAGAGAACCTCGGTCAAGTTTTTGGGGAGGATCTTCTTCTTGACAAAGCGTAATCCCCCGGCAGTCCAGGCCTTGAGATCTGCGGATTTATCCTTGAAATCAATGATCGTGATGTTCTCAAGCGGTACGCTCACGTGCCTGAGCAGGATGGGAAGCATGCACTTGGATACCGCCCCGTAACCGATGATGAGTACTCTGTTTTTGAAATCCATGATAACCCTCCTGTTATCCGCAGGTTTCTTGTGATTCTGTATGTCCCTGTTTTGTAATAAAGCAATGAGCGTGGACAACCGGTAACGCCCGGATTGGGCATAACAGCGCGAGAAACTCCTCCTCCCAAAAGTCCCGCGTCACCTCTGGCACAATGATGTATTTATGCTCATGGACGACATACATATCCTGAGTCAGAATACATCTGTATCCGGGACGCTTTTTACGGGAGGAGAATTATGGCAGATACCATGCAACCAATGGACCAGCGTGAACTCATGACGCTCCAGCACTACCTCAAGGAATACGGCCAGCAGGCAGAGATTTTTGTCAGCCAGCTGGAACTTCTGGAGAACGGGAGGATGGAGGCGCATGCAGCTATCGAGGCTCTCGAAGCCATGCTTGCTGCAGAAGACAACACGGTCCTTCTCCAGATTGGCGGCGGGGCCAGTGTCAGGGCAAAAGTCCTCGAACCCGAGAAGGTGCTTCTCGCCATAGGATCGGAAGTTGTTGTGGAACGCTCCAACAAGGATGCCGTTGAGTTCTTAAAAGAACGGATCATCGAGATGGAAGCTTCCCAGAAGAAGGTGGCCGAGACCCTTGACCGGCTCCGCTCCCAGATGAACGAGATCAACAAACGGATCGAATCGGGCTACCAGCAGGCCATGGCCGGACAGGAAGCTGAATAACGGGGCAACACGCGTTATGTTCGGGGCTCTTCGCGATAAACTCAAAGCGGCAAGAGACCGGCTGAGCGGGAGCATCCAGGCTGCCGGGGAGAAGGCAGAATCTGGAGTTCCGGAAGCACCGGTTACGGCAGCACCTGATGGTGCCGCATCTCCAGATCAGTCATCAGCCGGAGCAAAACCCTCGTTTGTCGAGAAAGTCAAAGTCCTCATCAAGGACCGGGAACTGATCGTATCGGAGAAGGATGTGGCGGATGCGCTTGACGAGCTTGAGGTTGTCCTTCTCGAAAGCGACGTTGCCCTGCCGGCAACGGAAGCTATCATCGCCCATGTCAGGAAAGGGCTCGTGGGAAAGCACCGGAAGATCGGGGAATCCGTGGACAGTCTCGTTGTCTCGGCGCTCAAGACAGCCCTTCTGGAAGTACTGGGGAGCGGTTTTGATCTCACCGGGTATATCCGATCTCACCCCAAACCCGTGAAGATCCTCTTCACCGGTGTCAACGGCACCGGCAAGACCACCACGGTTGCCAAGATCGGCTCCTATCTGAAAAAGCAGGGCCTGACCGTTGTCATCGGCGCCGGTGACACATACCGGGCAGGAGCTATCGAGCAGATCAGCGTCCATGCCGAACGCCTCGGGATCAAGGTCATCCAGCACCAGGAAGGTGCCGACCCGTCGGCGGTCCTCTTCGATACCGTCCAATATGCGATGTCCCACAAGATCGATGTCGTCCTTGCCGATACTGCCGGCCGGTTCCACAACAAAGCAAACCTGATGAGCCAGCTCGAGAAGATCAAACGGGTGATGAAACCCGATCTCGTGGTATATGTTGACGAGGCGGTTGCTGGTAATGATGCCGTGACCCGGGCCTTCGAGTTCGACAAGACGGTGGGTGCCGATGCCGTTGTCCTGACAAAAGCGGACA
This region includes:
- a CDS encoding DUF998 domain-containing protein, encoding MNYSKKALSGILIFLGAAVFLFGITISEILAPGYSLTQAISDLGTGSTAYIFNTSIELFGLFILLAVLLLSRGGMDRTFLYLLALAGTGALCTGLFPETTGTSHILAAITVFLFGGLSAIYSAKVFFPPWGWISPVLGIISLAALVFLSGKVYLGLGFGGIERMAAYCLILWALGTGGFLMAGANKDPAPQDRKRQH
- a CDS encoding type III PLP-dependent enzyme, which produces MTKVAVDTKKKRKKKSTEETPVPHIGTVSKKLLQELASEHGTPIFVIDHQKLRDNYQEFKQHMPDVQVYFAVKANSNKEIVKTLFDIGCSFDVASMPEFMIVYENIKSMPAKERQQWIWDKIIYANTIKPIETLEALDKYKPLVTFDNHHEILKIRDHAPHAGLVLRIRVPNTGSMVELSSKFGAHPGEAVDLIVEAFDNGLVVEGLSFHVGSQCTNFDNYVQALQISASIIKEVEDRTGKKIRILDIGGGFPVKYHPGIRSIRTLAKKLNTEIKRLFPKDMQILAEPGRFLVANTCTVVAKVVGKAVRDGKPCYYINDGVYHTYSGQVFDHINYPVLPFKSGETQISAVFGPTCDAFDTITLSAELPDLDIGDLVYSENIGAYSHASSTYFNGFPPAKVIHINK
- a CDS encoding saccharopine dehydrogenase NADP-binding domain-containing protein → MDFKNRVLIIGYGAVSKCMLPILLRHVSVPLENITIIDFKDKSADLKAWTAGGLRFVKKKILPKNLTEVLSEYLSPGGLLIDVAWNIDCCEVAQWCHDNNVLYVNTSVEAWDPDATVATATPYEKTLYFRQMRLMELTKNWKDAATCVVDHGANPGLISHFAKQGLVDIAERMIADGIAKDPGRIKRLINERDFAQLAMETGIKVIHCAEHDTQISRSPKKVGEFVGTWCIEGLREEGIAPAEIGWGTHEKTLPPLAIIPPVGPKNGILIPKMGINTWVRSWVPNQEIIGMVIRHGEAFGISERWTVWKDGQPVYRPTVHYAYMPCDATIASIQELRARNYELQPKLRIMSDREIVSGADILGALLMGHPYKSWWTGSILPIDEAKKLAPGQNATTIQVALGVVSAVMWMIAHPRQGFCLPDDLPHEFVLDIAKPYLGEFWSGPSDWTPLKNRAIYFKENPENNYDREDIWQFKNFLFVQ
- the pfdA gene encoding prefoldin subunit alpha, producing the protein MADTMQPMDQRELMTLQHYLKEYGQQAEIFVSQLELLENGRMEAHAAIEALEAMLAAEDNTVLLQIGGGASVRAKVLEPEKVLLAIGSEVVVERSNKDAVEFLKERIIEMEASQKKVAETLDRLRSQMNEINKRIESGYQQAMAGQEAE
- the ftsY gene encoding signal recognition particle-docking protein FtsY, whose protein sequence is MFGALRDKLKAARDRLSGSIQAAGEKAESGVPEAPVTAAPDGAASPDQSSAGAKPSFVEKVKVLIKDRELIVSEKDVADALDELEVVLLESDVALPATEAIIAHVRKGLVGKHRKIGESVDSLVVSALKTALLEVLGSGFDLTGYIRSHPKPVKILFTGVNGTGKTTTVAKIGSYLKKQGLTVVIGAGDTYRAGAIEQISVHAERLGIKVIQHQEGADPSAVLFDTVQYAMSHKIDVVLADTAGRFHNKANLMSQLEKIKRVMKPDLVVYVDEAVAGNDAVTRAFEFDKTVGADAVVLTKADMDSRGGAAISIAHTIGKPLMFLGVGQAYDDIMPFEPARVVDELLEGES